Proteins encoded in a region of the Rutidosis leptorrhynchoides isolate AG116_Rl617_1_P2 chromosome 9, CSIRO_AGI_Rlap_v1, whole genome shotgun sequence genome:
- the LOC139868357 gene encoding uncharacterized protein, whose translation MGYSVKNTVGRSGGLLTIWDCSSFIVSQAFEGEFYIAIKGKFVGYETDVVIVNVYGPHMDEKKRRFWTELDAFLRLNNISWVVGGDFNEVRHDDERLNSTFYARRAVLFNEFVINNVLIEFPLVDKRFTRISDDGLQFSKLDRFLVSNNFSMLWDDLAITSLDRKLSDHSPLPLKNGEWSKSTFGKIDEEIKQLESESLYWELEAENRNLSVDERRKWIDTRGKWLEKDRDNRNMLRQKARIKWAIEGDENSNYFHTIIKRMASKNSI comes from the exons ATGGGTTATTCAGTGAAAAACACAGTAGGTAGATCGGGAGGCTTGCTAACAATATGGGATTGTAGCTCATTCATAGTCAGTCAAGCATTTGAAGGCGAATTTTATATAGCGATTAAGGGAAAGTTTGTTGGCTATGAGACCGATGTGGTAATAGTGAACGTTTACGGGCCACACATGGatgagaaaaagagaagattttggACAGAACTCGATGCTTTCCTGAGGTTAAATAACATTTCATGGGTAGTTGGGGGTGACTTTAACGAAGTCAGACATGACGATGAAAGGTTGAACTCAACTTTTTACGCTAGAAGAGCTGTACTTTTCAACGAATTCGTCATCAACAACGTGTTGATTGAATTTCCTCTTGTCGATAAGAGATTCACAAGGATAAGTGATGACGGACTACAATTCAGTAAGTTGGACCGATTCCTTGTATCGAATAATTTTTCTATGTTATGGGACGATTTGGCTATTACTTCACTTGACAGGAAGCTATCCGATCACTCCCCATTACCTCTTAAAAATGG GGAGTGGAGTAAATCAACTTTTGGGAAAATAGATGAGGAAATCAAGCAGTTGGAAAGTGAAAGTTTATACTGGGAATTAGAAGCTGAAAATAGGAACTTAAGCGTTGATGAAAGACGAAAATGGATTGATACACGTGGTAAATGGTTAGAAAAGGATCGCGATAACCGAAATATGTTAAGACAAAAGGCGAGAATCAAATGGGCTATTGAGGGAGACGAGAATTCAAATTATTTCCACACGATAATTAAGAGAATGGCTAGTAAAAATAGCATTTGA
- the LOC139867143 gene encoding protein DETOXIFICATION 54-like: protein MAVPITAMNCLVYLRAVVSVLFLGRLGSLELAGGSLSLGFTNITGYSVLVGLASGLEPVCSQAYGSNNNKKWEILSASLLRMILILLIAIVPISLLWLNLESIMLLMGQDVEITRTAATYCLYSLPDLLTNCLLQPLRVYLRSQGVTSPMMWCSLIAVAFHVPLNYGLVSWMRMGVKGVAIASVVTNLNMMVLMIGYVKVYGKWVWKWKWTDGIGLGKLLKLSMMSCVGICLEWWWYEIVTVIAGYLEDPKMAVAGTGVLIQTTSLMYTVPMALAGCVSARVGNELGAGRPNKAKLAALVALSCAFVVGFINVIWTIIFRDKWSALFTNDKMLQSLVSSVMPIMGLCELGNCPQTTGCGILRGTARPAVGARINLGSFYFVGIPVAVGLAFYYNVGFRGLWIGLLSAQLACVVSVLYSVIVQTDWEGEALRAEKLTNNGGALELVKENNDGNDDEKGFLMIE, encoded by the exons ATGGCGGTTCCAATAACCGCCATGAACTGCCTAGTCTATCTACGAGCAGTTGTATCAGTACTGTTCTTAGGTAGACTAGGCAGTCTAGAGCTCGCAGGCGGCTCGTTATCATTAGGTTTCACAAACATCACTGGCTACTCGGTTCTAGTCGGATTAGCATCCGGTTTAGAACCAGTATGTAGCCAGGCGTACGGAAGCAATAACAACAAAAAATGGGAAATACTTTCGGCATCATTACTCCGTATGATTCTAATCCTATTAATCGCGATCGTACCGATAAGTCTGTTATGGTTAAACCTAGAATCGATCATGTTGTTAATGGGACAAGACGTTGAGATCACGCGTACGGCTGCAACGTATTGTTTATACTCGTTACCGGATTTATTAACAAACTGTTTGTTACAACCGTTACGTGTTTATCTCCGATCACAAGGCGTGACGTCACCGATGATGTGGTGCAGTTTAATAGCGGTTGCGTTTCACGTGCCGTTAAATTACGGGTTAGTGAGTTGGATGAGAATGGGGGTAAAAGGGGTAGCGATTGCGTCAGTTGTAACGAATTTGAATATGATGGTGTTAATGATTGGGTACGTGAAGGTGTACGGTAAGTGGGTGTGGAAGTGGAAATGGACGGATGGGATTGGATTAGGGAAATTGCTTAAGTTGTCGATGATGAGTTGTGTGGGAATATGTTTAGAGTGGTGGTGGTATGAGATCGTGACGGTTATTGCCGGGTATTTGGAGGATCCGAAAATGGCAGTGGCGGGTACAGGTGTGTTGATACAGACAACTAGTCTCATGTATACTGTGCCTATGGCTTTGGCTGGTTGTGTATCTGCTCGA GTGGGCAATGAGCTAGGAGCTGGTAGACCAAACAAGGCAAAACTAGCAGCACTTGTAGCATTATCATGTGCTTTTGTAGTCGGTTTTATCAATGTGATTTGGACTATAATCTTTAGGGACAAATGGAGTGCCTTATTCACCAATGACAAAATGCTCCAATCACTAGTTTCATCAGTTATGCCCATCATGGGTCTTTGTGAGCTCGGAAACTGCCCACAAACCACCGGTTGCGGGATCCTACGTGGCACTGCTAGACCAGCTGTCGGTGCTCGTATAAACCTTGGGTCGTTTTACTTTGTTGGTATCCCTGTGGCCGTGGGTTTAGCTTTTTATTACAATGTCGGGTTTCGTGGTTTGTGGATTGGGCTCTTATCAGCTCAACTAGCGTGTGTGGTTTCAGTTTTGTATTCGGTGATCGTTCAAACGGATTGGGAAGGTGAAGCTTTGAGAGCGGAGAAGCTAACGAATAACGGTGGCGCATTAGAGTTGGTTAAGGAGAATAATGATGGTAATGATGATGAAAAAGGGTTTTTGATGATCGAATAA